In the genome of Dickeya fangzhongdai, one region contains:
- the mdh gene encoding malate dehydrogenase, whose protein sequence is MKVAVLGAAGGIGQALALLLKTQLPSGSELSLYDIAPVTPGVAVDLSHIPTDVKIKGFSGEDATPALEGADVVLMSAGVARKPGMDRSDLFNVNAGIVRNLVSQIARTCPKACIGVITNPVNTTVAIAAEVLKQAGVYDKDKLFGVTTLDIIRSSTFVAELKGKQPQAIDVPVIGGHSGVTILPLLSQIPGVSFTEQEVADLTKRIQNAGTEVVEAKAGGGSATLSMGQAAARFGLSLVRALQGESGVVECAYVEGDGKHARFFAQPLLLGKNGIAERKDIGALSAFEQQALVSMLDTLKQDIALGEEFVNKK, encoded by the coding sequence ATGAAAGTTGCAGTTCTCGGAGCCGCAGGTGGTATTGGTCAAGCCCTTGCCCTTCTCCTCAAAACCCAGCTTCCTTCAGGTTCAGAGCTCTCTCTTTATGATATCGCCCCCGTTACGCCGGGTGTAGCTGTCGATCTGAGCCACATTCCCACCGATGTGAAAATCAAAGGTTTCAGCGGTGAAGATGCTACTCCTGCTCTGGAAGGCGCAGATGTTGTGCTGATGTCTGCCGGGGTGGCCCGTAAGCCGGGGATGGATCGTTCCGACCTGTTTAATGTGAACGCAGGGATTGTGCGTAACCTGGTTTCGCAGATTGCCCGTACCTGCCCTAAAGCCTGTATCGGCGTTATCACCAACCCGGTCAATACCACGGTGGCGATTGCCGCCGAAGTGCTGAAGCAGGCCGGCGTGTATGACAAAGACAAACTGTTTGGCGTCACGACGCTGGACATTATCCGTTCCAGCACTTTCGTTGCCGAACTGAAAGGCAAACAGCCGCAGGCCATCGACGTGCCGGTTATCGGCGGCCACTCCGGCGTCACCATCCTGCCGTTGTTGTCCCAGATTCCGGGCGTGAGCTTCACCGAGCAGGAAGTGGCCGATCTGACCAAACGTATTCAGAATGCGGGCACCGAAGTTGTGGAAGCGAAAGCCGGCGGCGGGTCAGCAACCCTTTCTATGGGCCAGGCAGCCGCACGCTTTGGTCTGTCTCTGGTTCGCGCTCTGCAGGGTGAAAGCGGCGTGGTTGAGTGCGCTTATGTGGAAGGCGATGGCAAACACGCTCGTTTCTTTGCTCAACCGCTGTTGCTGGGCAAAAACGGCATTGCCGAGCGTAAAGACATCGGTGCGCTGAGCGCGTTTGAACAACAGGCTCTGGTTAGCATGCTGGATACCCTGAAGCAGGATATCGCGCTGGGCGAAGAGTTCGTTAACAAGAAATAA
- a CDS encoding helix-turn-helix domain-containing protein codes for MNSRKNDWHPADIIAALRKKGTTLAAVSRAAGLSSSTLANALSRPWPKGEWLIADALGIHPSEIWPSRYYDPETQELLDRKKLIRPQSDPQSE; via the coding sequence ATGAATTCAAGGAAAAATGACTGGCATCCCGCCGATATTATTGCGGCACTGAGAAAGAAAGGGACAACGCTCGCGGCCGTATCACGAGCCGCCGGGTTGAGTTCTTCCACGCTGGCCAATGCTTTATCCCGCCCATGGCCGAAGGGCGAATGGTTAATAGCCGACGCGCTGGGTATTCACCCATCGGAAATATGGCCCAGTCGCTATTACGATCCTGAAACACAAGAACTACTCGACCGCAAAAAACTGATCCGTCCGCAGTCTGATCCGCAATCCGAATAA
- a CDS encoding DNA-binding protein, whose translation MKKEWFATSELVGIGGLPKSRQGLNKRAREDGWEKRRRKGVQGRGVEYSIHSLPQSVQQTLLMQETSGEYSAKPSDMLSVWIQIYHQLSVPEREKLIAYIMREGVSATLKQLGLANPASVTLIKDFSD comes from the coding sequence ATGAAAAAAGAGTGGTTTGCGACCAGCGAATTGGTTGGTATTGGCGGACTCCCTAAATCACGGCAAGGATTGAATAAGCGAGCCCGAGAAGATGGTTGGGAAAAGCGTCGCCGTAAAGGTGTACAAGGACGAGGGGTAGAATATTCTATCCATAGCTTGCCTCAGTCTGTTCAGCAAACACTGCTGATGCAGGAAACGTCAGGTGAATATTCGGCAAAGCCGTCAGACATGCTGTCAGTCTGGATCCAGATTTACCATCAGTTATCTGTCCCGGAACGGGAAAAACTGATTGCGTATATCATGCGCGAAGGCGTGTCTGCCACGCTGAAACAGCTGGGTCTTGCCAATCCGGCAAGCGTGACTTTGATAAAAGATTTTTCTGATTAA